A single region of the Leishmania panamensis strain MHOM/PA/94/PSC-1 chromosome 23 sequence genome encodes:
- a CDS encoding hypothetical protein (TriTrypDB/GeneDB-style sysID: LpmP.23.1260), producing the protein MKQINVETATREQLVDFIRCMHPQLQREQERVRELESQVSGLQSFIQEKNAEIRELRQQSDRLTEKSASDEETISTLIKQMEGMRSGESPLVSVVPLSATTGVQRGRTAERGKRKWYPSADAAGGEYKPETHRPLDTVGNGDVGRRASRTPPPVKVNAESALEQLKSQNAAATAAIATKMEEVFALEKKVRELTEVNAFYSAIVSQHDQEEKVRMSQALGCYSGHSDDDVAGLRQEVERLQLRISSMADRGEKLQRIIKAVECDKVALSEENEALKRELVLLEAEMEEMTREYARARKSLVAAARTAAQPSSSLERGLTFAEKAPQVRAASAPQQGLMRELPSRGTAVTVDPYLQNPDRCVSYLSSSPAPCVSPLARDERQSVIGGVATSAQTGSTIPTKQSHSRFTFRSLRPMRVRSPDAHERELLDRIHFYEDQFAQMEAFEADRQRSFDEMERNRAELFVSMNSQLEKQRKEIYRLRKLHEETSIKSSATARPSHNHSLASLPSREEEGERGSSHRRGPSPVERSLTAVPTSLQSLHFDSLDNLDAADNATAAWVNERESALSCSRHRRQVSSEALSTSFGLLDELMWREKHARSRICTEAVEEELQLFAGMHIGTVRLFAGALEAREAHLLCETADLRKDVGALQARVVDLEAQLAIAREAEKVLLGGATDSEAIGMTGVSDPDSPETNLLYVATSLSEKKTLYTAFMALEAYGTVLEYHRELIKICRLSSSGAVEVVELGEDCMHAEIARDLEEVQMVLDSVRCLSQLQPSLSHAATPHLYDTSSAPRIVGELLTACETDTGTCDEEADVAVGSSRDQSSSHLAPPQTFSQPTQTQIASLSSHTDVADREEETIHGVAEIAGELHAISYVPPDIFSQEQAAAVVTKASGDDAVPLPLSIAEAVTDISPFQDSLEEEHSHISAATSGDGSARTADSENVSPMSHKTIAASFNDGYLPPGKKKLEAEREAISSTGVTASVAEPRQVESSVAESADLHKEDDAREEYQASDGAEDESSEAHDDGTLSSTSQLEVREGEEAEFLAQLEKEMAKGGLEIVTEHREDEGGIVASPGDLDIDNGGGEEREAGCGEGQPADSEVARAEASSETRAPPSCGADGEQQSRRGDTSQEKEGLDPVVLEDEFNEAELPMESPDERSGKSTAASSLSPNSDNVSEERSSTSPTSTTSSSLVTGTSTSGEGVHFESAVVRDHLAPQISVPVAEPPLLPPLPSISLDSLFGVSGGKAPSASAERNDGRQSFPASSALSPPLPLSEPKVSPRFDTLCTAMTPTPPPHSMLAPCLRQTPSRPYFSSFPSEEQHLQTSGGFEGPNSHDSSSGDDFEAEFDPFA; encoded by the coding sequence ATGAAGCAGATTAACGTTGAAACGGCGACGAGGGAGCAGCTTGTCGACTTTATTCGCTGCATGCACCCACaactgcagcgcgagcaAGAACGAGTGCGCGAGTTGGAGTCTCAAGTTAGTGGCCTTCAGTCCTTCATCCAGGAAAAGAACGCCGAGATTCGTGAGCTTCGCCAGCAGAGCGACAGGCTGACAGAGAAGTCTGCAAGCGACGAGGAAACCATCAGCACCCTAATCAAACAGATGGAGGGAATGCGCTCTGGGGAGTCGCCTTTGGTCAGCGTAGTACCACTCAGTGCCACCACTGGTGTCCAGCGCGGCAGAACGGCCGAGCGTGGCAAGAGAAAATGGTATCCCTCTGCCGATGCGGCAGGTGGCGAGTACAAGCCTGAGACACACCGACCGCTTGACACGGTGGGTAACGGCGACGTAGGTCGCCGAGCCTCTCGTACACCGCCCCCTGTCAAGGTTAATGCGGAGAGTGCTCTGGAACAGCTGAAGTCGCaaaacgccgccgccaccgccgccattgcCACGAAAATGGAGGAGGTATTTGCCCTGGAAAAGAAGGTGCGAGAGCTGACAGAGGTGAATGCGTTCTACTCCGCCATTGTCTCTCAGCACGACCAAGAGGAAAAGGTCCGCATGAGTCAAGCACTGGGATGTTACAGTGGGCACTCCGATGATGACGTAGCTGGTCTTCGTCAGGAGGTTGAACGGTTGCAGCTtcgcatctcctccatggCCGACCGGGGCGAAAAGCTGCAGCGGATCATCAAGGCGGTAGAGTGTGACAAGGTTGCGCTGAGTGAGGAGAATGAGGCTCTTAAAAGGGAGTtagtgctgctggaggcagagatggaggagatgaCACGTGAGTACGCACGGGCTCGAAAGTCGCTcgtggcggctgcgaggACAGCTGCACAGCCATCTTCCTCGCTGGAGCGGGGGCTCACGTTCGCGGAGAAAGCGCCACAAGTacgcgccgcctctgcgccCCAACAAGGCCTCATGCGAGAGCTGCCGTCCAGAGGAACAGCTGTGACTGTCGACCCCTACTTGCAGAATCCCGATCGCTGTGTTTCCTACCTCTCATCCAGCCCCGCTCCCTGTGTGTCGCCACTTGCGCGCGACGAAAGACAGAGTGTGATTGGTGGGGTAGCCACTTCTGCACAAACAGGATCTACCATCCCAACAAAGCAGTCACACTCGCGCTTCACCTTCCGATCGCTTCGCCcgatgcgcgtgcgcagcccGGACGCGCACGAAAGGGAGCTGCTAGACCGAATACACTTTTACGAGGATCAGTTTGCCCAGATGGAGGCGTTTGAGGCAGATcggcagcgcagctttgATGAAATGGAGCGGAACCGAGCAGAGCTCTTCGTTTCAATGAACAGTCAGCTTGAAAAGCAGCGAAAAGAGATCTACAGACTGCGCAAACTGCACGAGGAGACATCTATCAAGTCCTCCGCTACGGCACGTCCATCACACAACCACTCTCTTGCGTCCTTGccaagcagagaagaggaaggggagagaggcagctcGCACCGCCGTGGGCCATCCCCTGTAGAACGCTCTCTCACGGCAGTGCCGACAAGTTTGCAGTCACTGCACTTCGACTCTCTCGACAACTTAGACGCTGCTGACAACGCTACTGCGGCGTGGGTCaacgagcgagagagtgCCCTCTCATGTAGTCGTCATAGGCGGCAGGTCTCCTCAGAGGCTTTATCAACCTCTTTTGGCCTCCTCGATGAGCTTATGTGGCGTGAAAAACACGCACGCTCGCGTATCTGTACAGAGGCTgttgaggaggagctgcagctctttGCTGGCATGCACATTGGCACGGTCCGCCTCTTTGCCGGGGCGCTGGAAGCGCGTGAAGCTCATCTTCTTTGTGAGACGGCTGATCTGAGGAAAGATGTgggcgcgctgcaggcgcgcgtCGTCGACCTCGAAGCACAGCTGGCCATCGCcagagaggcggagaaagTGCTTTTAGGGGGCGCGACGGACTCGGAGGCCATAGGGATGACAGGGGTTTCAGACCCAGACTCACCCGAAACGAATTTATTATATGTTGCCACATCACTctcggaaaaaaaaacgttaTACACGGCCTTTATGGCGCTGGAAGCATACGGCACCGTTCTGGAGTACCATAGGGAGCTTATCAAGATCTGTCGATTGAGCAGTTCTGGGGccgtggaggtggtggagctaGGAGAAGACTGCATGCATGCTGAGATTGCACGGGATCTGGAAGAGGTACAGATGGTGCTGGACTCAGTTCGGTGCCTGTCACAGCTACAGCCGTCGTTGTCCCATGCAGCAACGCCTCATCTCTACGACACGTCATCTGCGCCAAGAATTGTGGGTGAGCTTCTCACGGCTTGCGAAACCGACACAGGCACCTGTGACGAGGAGGCAGACGTAGCGGTGGGTAGCAGCAGGGATCAGTCATCTTCGCACCTGGCTCCACCGCAAACCTTTTCCCAACCTACGCAAACGCAGAtcgcgtcgctgtcgtctcATACGGATGTTGCggacagagaagaggagaccATACACGGCGTGGCTGAGATTGCGGGAGAATTGCACGCGATTTCTTATGTGCCTCCTGATATCTTTTCGCAGGAGCaggcggctgctgtggttaCCAAAGCCTCTGGTGACGACGCAGTTCCACTGCCTCTGAGCATCGCAGAAGCCGTCACTGATATATCACCGTTTCAGGACTCTCTTGAGGAGGAGCATTCCCACATCTCTGCTGCGACGAGCGGGGATGGGAGCGCGAGAACTGCTGACTCGGAGAATGTTTCCCCAATGTCCCACAAGACGATTGCTGCCTCTTTCAACGATGGCTACTTGCCACCGGGGAAAAAGAagctggaggcggagcgggagGCCATTTCGAGCACTGGTGTGACCGCATCAGTAGCAGAACCTCGTCAGGTTGAGTCGTCAGTTGCCGAGAGTGCGGACCTCCATAAGGAAGATGATGCTCGAGAGGAATACCAGGCCTCAGATGGTGCCGAGGATGAGAGCTCAGAGGCACACGACGATGGTACTCTGAGCTCCACTTCGCAATTGGAGgtcagagagggagaggaggcggagttCCTGGCACAGctggagaaagagatggCGAAGGGTGGGTTGGAAATAGTAACGGAGCACAGAGAAGATGAGGGTGGGATAGTGGCTTCCCCAGGTGACCTTGACATCGATAATGGGGGCGGAGAGGAACGCGAGGCGGGGTGCGGAGAGGGCCAGCCTGCAGACAGTGAGGTCGCTAGAGCAGAGGCTTCATCAGAGACCCGtgctcctccctcttgtgGCGCTGATGGAGAGCAGCAAAGCCGCCGAGGTGACACCTCTCAGGAAAAGGAAGGGCTGGATCCTGTCGTCCTCGAAGATGAGTTCAACGAAGCCGAGTTGCCAATGGAGTCACCTGACGAACGGTCTGGCAAATCTACTGCAgcttcttcgctgtcgccTAACAGTGACAATGTGTCAGAGGAGCGGTCTTCTACATCTCCCACGAGCACTACCTCGTCGTCCTTGGTAACCGGTACGTCGACCTCCGGGGAAGGCGTCCATTTTGAGTCTGCTGTTGTGCGCGATCACCTTGCACCACAGATCTCTGTTCCTGTGGCCGAACCGCCATTACTGCCACCCCTTCCGTCAATATCTTTAGACTCTCTTTTTGGCGTATCTGGAGGCAAGGCCCCTTCTGCCTCCGCAGAGCGCAACGACGGCCGCCAGTCATTCCCTGCTTCATCCGCACTGtcgccgcctcttccgctctccGAACCCAAAGTCTCACCCAGATTTGACACTCTCTGCACTGCGATGACGCCGACACCACCTCCACATAGTATGTTAGCGCCTTGTCTGCGACAGACTCCTTCACGGCCGTACTTCTCGTCGTTCCCCTCCGAAGAACAGCACTTGCAGACATCAGGTGGCTTCGAGGGGCCCAACTCGCATGATTCCTCATCTGGTGATGACTTCGAGGCGGAATTCGATCCATTTGCGTAA